A window from Kryptolebias marmoratus isolate JLee-2015 unplaced genomic scaffold, ASM164957v2 Scaffold39, whole genome shotgun sequence encodes these proteins:
- the LOC108229485 gene encoding E3 ubiquitin-protein ligase TRIM21-like, with amino-acid sequence MSAGSSLQSEDQFLCSICLDVFTDPVSTPCGHNFCKPCITQHWDSHSSCQCPICKKVFQTRPQVEVNTFIRELVAQFRHEAEQKTSSSSEQQAAEPGEVPCDVCSGTKLKALKSCLVCLLSYCQTHLEPHLTAARLKRHQLVDPVENLEDRMCSKHDKPLELFCKTDQTCVCMLCPVLDHKTHEFVPLREEYEGKKAELRKTEAEVQQMIQNRRLKIQELKESVKISNEAADREKAEGVQVFTDLMEAAERNKKSFIKEVEDKQKTTEKQAEDFIKDLEQEISELMKRSSEVKQLSCSEDHLHLLQSFSSLKAAPPTKDWTEVRVHPPSYEGTVVRALAQLDLRRTMKKLFEAELKRVQQSEVDLILDPETANPELILSDDGKQVSHGDVRKELPDNPERFSQCSCILGNQSFSSGRFYFEVQVKGKTDWDLGVARESINRKGEITLIPEDGFWTVWLRNRNEYKVAAGPPVRLSLQSGPEKVGVFVDYEEGLVSFYDVDAAALIYSFTGCCFTDKLYPFFSPDPNDGGKNSAPLIICPVNQSA; translated from the coding sequence ATGTCTGCCGGCAGCAGCCTGCAATCTGAGGATCAGTTCCTGTGCTCCATCTGTCTGGATGTCTTCACTGATCCGGTCAGCACACCATGTGGACACAACTTCTGTAAACCCTGCATCACCCAACACTGGGACTCTCACAGCAGCTGCCAGTGTCCCATCTGCAAGAAGGTGTTCCAGACAAGACCTCAAGTGGAAGTCAACACCTTCATCAGAGAGCTGGTTGCTCAGTTCAGACATGAAGCTGAgcagaaaaccagcagcagctcagagcaACAAGCTGCAGAACCAGGAGAAGTTCCCTGTGACGTCTGCTCTGGAACCAAGCTGAAGGCCCTGAAGTCCTGCCTGGTGTGTCTGCTGTCCTACTGTCAGACTCACCTGGAGCCTCATCTGACAGCTGCACGTCTGAAAAGACATCAGCTGGTGGATCCTGTGGAGAACCTGGAGGACAGGATGTGTTCAAAGCACGATAAACCTCTGGAGCTGTTCTGTAAGACCGACCAGACATGTGTCTGCATGCTCTGTCCTGTTTTGGACCACAAGACCCATGAGTTTGTTCCTCTGAGAGAAGAATATGAAGGAAAGAAGGCAGAGCTGAGGAAGACAGAGGCTGAAGTTCAGCAGATGATCCAGAACAGACGACTGAAGATCCAGGAGCTCAAAGAGTCGGTGAAGATCAGTAACGaagctgcagacagagagaaagcagAAGGTGTTCAGGTCTTCACTGATCTGATGGAGGCTGCTGAGAGGAACAAGAAGAGCTTCATAAAGGAGgttgaagacaaacagaaaactacagaGAAACAGGCTGAAGACTTCATCAAAGATCTGGAACAGGAGATCTCtgagctgatgaagaggagctcTGAGGTGAAGCAGCTCTCCTGCTCTGAAgaccacctccacctcctccaaaGCTTCAGCTCCCTGAAAGCTGCTCCACCCACCAAGGACTGGACCGAGGTCAGAGTTCATCCTCCATCATATGAGGGGACTGTGGTGAGAGCTTTGGCTCAGCTGGACCTCAGGAGAACCATGAAGAAGCTGTTTGAGGCTGAGCTGAAGAGGGTCCAACAGTCTGAGGTGGATCTGATTCTGGATCCTGAAACTGCAAATCCTGAACTCATCCTGTCTGATGATGGAAAACAAGTGAGTCATGGTGATGTGAGGAAGGAGCTTCCAGACAACCCAGAGAGATTTTCCCAGTGTTCCTGTATTTTAGGAAATCAGAGTTTCTCTTCAGGCAGATTTTACTTTGAGGTTCAGGTTAAAGGAAAAACTGACTGGGATTTAGGAGTGGCCAGAGAGTCCATCAACAGGAAGGGAGAGATCACACTGATTCCTGAGGATGGTTTCTGGACTGTTTGGTTGAGAAACAGAAATGAGTACAAAGTTGCAGCTGGTCCTCCAGTCCGTCTCAGTCTCCAGTCTGGTCCTGAGAAGGTGGGGGTGTTTGTGGATTATGAGGAGGGTCTGGTCTCCTTTTATGATGTTGATGCTGCAGCTCTGATCTACTCCTTTACTGGCTGCTGCTTCACTGACAAACTTTACCCGTTCTTCAGTCCTGATCCTAATGATGGAGGTAAAAACTCAGCTCCTCTGATCATCTGTCCTGTCAATCAATCAGCCTGA